From Candidatus Methanoperedens sp., the proteins below share one genomic window:
- the thsB gene encoding thermosome subunit beta — translation MAGQLGGQPILILREGSQRTKGREAQNNNIMAAKAVAAAVRTTLGPKGMDKMLVSSLGDIVITNDGATILKEMDIEHPAAKMIVEVAKTQDDEVGDGTTTAAVLAGEFLKNAEDLLEQNVHPTVIASGYRLASIKAKEILQTLAMDVDVNQKDLLFKIAATAITGKGAEAHKDVFANLAVNAVLAVVDKENGKYTVDVEDVKVEKKVGGSIEASELIEGMVIDKERVHTNMPKKVKDAKILLLNEALEIKKTEVDAEISIKSPDQLQSFLDQEEQMLHDMVNKVIDCGANVVFVQKGIDDVAQHYLAKAGVYAARRVKKSDMDKLARATGAKILTSLKEIGESDLGKAGNVEEKKIGDEAMTYVTECHNPKAVSIILRGGTEHVVDEAERALHDALRVVGVAIEDEKLVAGGGSPEVELALRLREYSGTLTGREQLAVAKFAEALEIIPRTLAENAGLDPINMLVEMRSQHEKGKKTAGLNVFTGKVVDMWKEGVVEPLRVKTQAIDSATEAATMILRIDDVLSSKSAPGGGMPPGGMGGMPPGGMGGMEGMD, via the coding sequence ATGGCAGGACAATTAGGCGGACAGCCGATCTTGATTTTAAGAGAAGGCAGTCAGAGAACAAAAGGAAGAGAAGCACAAAACAACAACATCATGGCAGCGAAAGCTGTAGCAGCGGCAGTAAGAACAACCCTCGGACCAAAGGGCATGGATAAAATGCTCGTTTCTTCGCTCGGGGACATCGTTATTACAAACGACGGGGCTACCATTCTCAAGGAAATGGACATCGAGCACCCTGCTGCGAAGATGATAGTTGAGGTCGCAAAGACTCAGGATGACGAGGTCGGGGACGGCACGACCACGGCTGCAGTTCTTGCAGGCGAATTCTTAAAGAATGCAGAAGACCTTCTGGAACAGAACGTCCATCCCACGGTCATCGCAAGCGGGTACAGGCTTGCATCAATAAAAGCAAAGGAAATCCTTCAAACCCTTGCGATGGATGTAGACGTAAATCAGAAGGACTTATTATTTAAGATTGCCGCCACTGCAATAACAGGAAAAGGTGCTGAGGCACACAAGGATGTTTTTGCAAATCTTGCGGTAAATGCCGTACTGGCAGTGGTGGATAAAGAGAACGGTAAATATACGGTAGATGTCGAAGATGTAAAAGTGGAGAAAAAAGTGGGTGGCAGCATCGAAGCGTCGGAATTGATCGAAGGCATGGTAATAGATAAGGAGAGAGTCCATACCAACATGCCAAAGAAGGTCAAGGACGCGAAAATATTATTACTCAACGAAGCCCTCGAGATCAAAAAAACGGAGGTGGATGCTGAAATCTCAATAAAATCGCCAGACCAGCTCCAGTCCTTCCTCGACCAGGAAGAGCAGATGCTGCATGACATGGTCAACAAGGTAATTGACTGCGGGGCAAACGTTGTCTTTGTGCAGAAAGGAATAGATGACGTCGCGCAGCATTATCTTGCAAAAGCGGGCGTATATGCGGCACGCCGTGTGAAGAAAAGCGACATGGATAAGCTTGCCCGGGCCACTGGCGCAAAGATACTTACGAGTTTAAAGGAAATCGGTGAATCCGACCTTGGAAAAGCAGGTAATGTTGAAGAGAAGAAGATTGGCGACGAGGCAATGACATATGTTACGGAATGCCATAATCCCAAGGCAGTCTCGATTATCCTTCGAGGCGGAACAGAGCATGTGGTGGATGAGGCAGAGCGGGCGTTACATGATGCATTGCGCGTAGTCGGCGTTGCAATCGAGGATGAGAAACTCGTTGCAGGCGGCGGTTCCCCAGAAGTAGAACTGGCGCTGCGCCTGCGTGAATACTCAGGCACATTAACGGGAAGAGAACAGCTTGCAGTGGCCAAGTTTGCCGAGGCGCTTGAAATAATCCCAAGAACCTTAGCTGAGAACGCAGGTCTTGACCCCATAAATATGCTTGTTGAGATGCGAAGCCAGCATGAGAAGGGCAAGAAAACCGCAGGTCTGAATGTGTTCACTGGCAAAGTCGTGGACATGTGGAAGGAAGGAGTGGTTGAGCCGCTCAGGGTGAAAACGCAGGCAATCGATTCAGCTACGGAAGCAGCTACCATGATTCTGCGCATCGATGATGTGCTCTCCAGCAAATCTGCCCCAGGCGGCGGTATGCCACCCGGCGGAATGGGCGGAATGCCACCTGGAGGCATGGGCGGAATGGAAGGAATGGATTAA
- a CDS encoding HgcAB-associated protein, producing the protein MVKKDKNEFCCPPFDKKLGCCKVESIVSIDDRGQMVLPKEIREKANIRTGDKLAVISWEKEGKVCCLSLLKVDDFAEMVKGLLGPMMKEIITE; encoded by the coding sequence ATGGTCAAAAAAGATAAGAACGAATTCTGTTGCCCCCCGTTTGACAAAAAACTGGGCTGCTGCAAAGTGGAATCCATAGTAAGCATAGACGACAGGGGGCAGATGGTACTTCCCAAGGAGATAAGAGAAAAGGCAAATATCCGCACAGGCGATAAGTTAGCTGTCATAAGCTGGGAAAAAGAAGGGAAGGTTTGCTGCCTTTCATTGCTCAAGGTAGACGATTTTGCAGAAATGGTAAAGGGTTTACTCGGTCCGATGATGAAGGAGATAATCACAGAATAA
- the arsM gene encoding arsenite methyltransferase — protein MKEREIKNVVREGYAKIAKKQLPCCAPVTPCCGTDKAVDISKRIGYGDEELASVPEGANLGLGCGNPVALASLKEGETVLDLGSGAGFDCFLAANKVGRKGKVIGVDMTPEMIDKGRENARAGNYINVEFRLGEIENIPAADNSVDAVISNCVINLAPDKKRVFKEAFRVLKPGGRLMVSDLVLLKELPALVKNSVEAYIGCLSGAIMKDEYLEAIENAGFRDVKIMDETHYPIELMANDPTAKAIIENFNIPGEAIKESAESVASIKVQGIKI, from the coding sequence ATGAAAGAACGAGAAATAAAGAACGTAGTTAGAGAGGGTTATGCGAAGATTGCTAAAAAGCAGCTCCCGTGCTGTGCTCCCGTAACTCCCTGCTGCGGTACGGACAAAGCAGTGGATATCAGCAAGAGGATAGGATACGGGGATGAAGAGCTGGCTTCCGTTCCCGAAGGTGCAAATCTCGGTCTTGGGTGCGGGAATCCTGTGGCTCTTGCATCGTTAAAAGAGGGAGAAACTGTGCTTGACCTGGGCTCAGGAGCAGGTTTTGACTGCTTTCTTGCTGCAAATAAAGTCGGCAGGAAAGGGAAAGTCATAGGCGTGGACATGACGCCCGAGATGATTGATAAGGGAAGGGAAAATGCAAGAGCGGGCAATTATATAAATGTGGAATTCAGGCTCGGAGAGATTGAAAATATCCCCGCCGCTGATAACTCAGTTGACGCGGTCATATCCAACTGCGTCATCAACCTTGCGCCAGATAAGAAAAGAGTTTTTAAGGAAGCGTTCAGGGTGCTGAAGCCTGGAGGCAGGCTGATGGTTTCTGACCTGGTTTTGCTAAAAGAGCTTCCTGCTTTGGTAAAAAATTCCGTCGAGGCTTATATCGGCTGCCTTTCGGGCGCTATTATGAAGGATGAATATTTAGAAGCGATAGAGAATGCAGGCTTCAGGGATGTAAAAATAATGGACGAGACGCATTATCCGATCGAGCTGATGGCGAACGACCCGACTGCGAAGGCTATAATCGAGAATTTTAATATTCCGGGCGAGGCTATAAAGGAGAGTGCCGAATCTGTTGCCAGCATAAAGGTTCAGGGAATAAAAATATAA
- a CDS encoding HD domain-containing protein has protein sequence MPSIIDPIYGHIAITELEQLIINTPEMARLRRIQQLGLADLAFPGANHTRFEHSVGTLFIADKMAKALGLSQEEIVKIRIAALLHDVGHCAFSHVVESVLKRNPLYQPVINGKNFLNHEMFTKYIIANSFHTKPEIATLAGAPFFEEIARMATGDVDAVSKPYLAQIISNDIDADRIDFLLRDSYHTGVSLGLVDLDQIIGSMSLYNGRVILGGSQSYDEDMALTAAESMLIARAHHYSAIIHNPRTQGARVMLLHALEKALGLYEKSGNDVRTTMAKFFTSYIDSDLLNFIESNGDENSKKLVLNLRNGYICNAVARFTYKNLNPLTRMALSTIARNGVARKMFEDELAKRFAKKYGAPVLIDLDIASGIPKSTRVKLGEEEGFFYDESTLANGLVRAISRQISLCIFSRKEDDSSLSQASHDFLLGIESLSPKLLHFIRNENNLPIEGLLLIFYSAHRMFSREAEGRITMPRLRNINLIYRLVREFEKIDRLRNLFDYKFHNRYGFPYSDRLFEDIQLLVAMGMVDEDLRYFEKKGRWQQRYEYVLTSDGLEYAQLIASAYQNELKLIENYLTINKHSIPRDIVSIAKGRYRQEVKA, from the coding sequence ATGCCCTCCATCATAGACCCCATCTACGGTCACATTGCAATAACCGAGCTTGAGCAGCTCATCATCAACACCCCGGAGATGGCGCGCCTGCGCCGCATCCAGCAGCTCGGGCTTGCCGACCTCGCCTTTCCTGGCGCCAACCATACGCGTTTTGAGCACAGCGTGGGTACGCTCTTCATCGCAGATAAAATGGCAAAAGCACTGGGTCTATCGCAGGAGGAGATAGTAAAAATCAGGATTGCAGCCCTTCTCCATGATGTGGGGCACTGCGCATTCTCGCATGTCGTGGAAAGCGTCCTTAAAAGAAACCCGTTATACCAGCCAGTGATCAATGGAAAGAATTTCCTGAACCACGAGATGTTCACAAAATACATCATAGCAAATTCATTCCATACAAAGCCTGAAATTGCAACACTTGCAGGCGCGCCGTTCTTTGAAGAGATCGCCCGGATGGCAACTGGCGATGTTGATGCGGTTTCAAAACCCTATCTTGCGCAGATAATCTCAAACGACATAGACGCTGACAGGATTGATTTCCTGCTTCGCGATTCATACCACACGGGCGTCTCTCTCGGGCTTGTGGACCTGGATCAGATTATAGGAAGCATGTCGCTATACAACGGCAGGGTAATACTGGGCGGTTCACAGAGTTACGACGAGGATATGGCGCTCACAGCCGCTGAATCCATGCTGATTGCAAGGGCGCATCATTATTCCGCGATTATCCATAATCCCAGAACGCAGGGAGCAAGGGTGATGCTTCTCCACGCGCTTGAAAAAGCGCTTGGCTTATATGAAAAATCGGGGAACGATGTCAGGACAACAATGGCGAAATTCTTCACTTCATACATAGACAGCGACCTTTTGAATTTTATAGAATCCAATGGGGATGAGAATTCCAAAAAACTGGTCTTGAACCTGCGAAACGGTTACATCTGCAATGCAGTTGCGCGTTTTACCTACAAGAACCTCAATCCGTTGACAAGAATGGCGCTTTCAACCATTGCCAGGAATGGTGTTGCCAGGAAGATGTTTGAAGATGAGCTTGCAAAACGTTTTGCGAAAAAATACGGCGCTCCTGTGCTTATAGACCTTGATATCGCAAGTGGAATCCCCAAAAGCACCCGGGTAAAACTCGGGGAGGAAGAAGGATTTTTCTATGACGAATCCACCCTGGCTAATGGGCTTGTAAGGGCGATTTCGCGCCAGATATCGCTGTGCATATTTTCAAGGAAAGAGGATGATTCCTCGCTATCCCAGGCGTCTCACGATTTCCTGCTCGGTATTGAGAGCCTGTCCCCAAAGCTTTTGCACTTTATCAGGAATGAGAACAACCTGCCCATCGAAGGTCTTCTTCTTATTTTCTACAGCGCGCACAGGATGTTCAGCAGGGAAGCGGAAGGAAGAATCACAATGCCAAGGCTTCGCAATATTAACCTGATATACCGCCTTGTGAGGGAATTTGAAAAAATAGACAGGCTGCGCAATCTATTCGATTATAAGTTCCACAACCGCTATGGCTTCCCGTACAGCGACAGGCTTTTTGAGGATATTCAGCTTCTTGTGGCAATGGGAATGGTGGACGAGGACCTGCGGTATTTTGAAAAAAAAGGCAGGTGGCAGCAGCGATACGAGTATGTTCTGACAAGCGATGGTCTTGAGTATGCACAATTAATCGCATCCGCATACCAGAACGAATTAAAGCTAATTGAAAACTATTTAACAATCAACAAACACTCTATTCCCAGGGACATTGTGAGTATCGCAAAAGGCAGATACAGACAAGAAGTAAAAGCATAA
- a CDS encoding acylphosphatase, translated as MNIRVHVFISGKVQGVFFRSSTKDQAEELSVSGWVRNLADGRVEAVFEGEEGNVRKMIEWCRRGPEYARVEDVGIVQEQYKGELKGFALRR; from the coding sequence ATGAATATCCGGGTTCATGTTTTCATTTCAGGGAAAGTTCAGGGGGTATTCTTCCGCTCAAGTACGAAGGATCAGGCAGAGGAACTGAGCGTCAGCGGCTGGGTTAGGAACCTTGCCGATGGAAGGGTTGAAGCTGTTTTTGAGGGTGAAGAGGGAAATGTTAGAAAGATGATAGAGTGGTGCAGGAGAGGACCGGAATATGCAAGGGTGGAGGATGTGGGAATTGTACAGGAACAGTATAAAGGGGAGCTTAAAGGGTTTGCACTGCGTCGGTAG
- a CDS encoding coiled-coil protein: MLNELMNRKTDLKDKSEEYKNKRNEFNLEASKWASKRNELNKGTKEKIDEAQELKKLRDENNEKVAQAKLKRDELNEQANKIYAEIDKIRKSLNLGDGPSLKELKRQIDVLEFKQQTEVMTPAKERELVDNIASLTEELKRKKHQLEGNTELKSLLENAQSLRDEALVYHNNVKEYADAAQEYHDKMIVIFKEADTIRAESDAAHKEFVKAQEAADEQHRLFIQTQKEIRELNKVIIGLKRKTKESKDESIREQAKKEAEEVYNQFKLGEKLNTEDLMLLQRSGLL, translated from the coding sequence TTGTTAAATGAATTAATGAATAGAAAAACAGACTTAAAAGATAAGTCTGAAGAGTACAAAAACAAGAGAAACGAATTCAATCTGGAAGCAAGTAAGTGGGCGAGTAAGAGAAACGAATTAAATAAGGGCACCAAAGAAAAAATCGATGAGGCTCAGGAACTCAAGAAGCTGCGTGATGAGAATAATGAAAAGGTCGCGCAAGCCAAGCTCAAGCGTGATGAGTTGAATGAGCAGGCTAATAAAATATATGCTGAAATTGATAAAATCCGAAAGAGCCTGAATCTTGGCGATGGACCCTCGCTTAAAGAGTTAAAAAGACAGATAGACGTGCTGGAGTTTAAACAGCAGACCGAGGTAATGACCCCTGCCAAGGAAAGGGAACTCGTAGATAATATAGCCTCGTTAACCGAAGAGCTGAAGCGCAAAAAACATCAGCTCGAGGGCAATACCGAATTAAAATCATTGCTTGAAAACGCCCAATCCCTGCGTGATGAGGCGTTAGTATACCACAATAATGTTAAAGAGTATGCCGACGCTGCGCAGGAATACCATGATAAGATGATTGTGATTTTCAAAGAAGCCGATACAATAAGGGCAGAATCAGACGCAGCGCACAAGGAATTTGTGAAGGCGCAGGAAGCGGCTGATGAGCAGCACAGGTTGTTCATACAAACACAGAAAGAAATCCGTGAACTCAATAAGGTAATAATCGGATTAAAGAGAAAGACAAAGGAAAGTAAGGACGAATCCATACGGGAGCAGGCTAAGAAGGAAGCCGAGGAAGTATATAACCAGTTCAAGCTCGGTGAGAAATTGAATACCGAGGATTTGATGCTGCTCCAGAGGTCGGGACTTCTGTAA
- a CDS encoding M48 family metalloprotease — MWLKLRLYLVMALLFSIIYGLVIVVMNIAGLSSLGGFYFYGILATVMLLIQYMIGPKLVEWTMGVKYVSEQDAPLLHRMVAELARDAGIPKPRVGIAKIPIPNAFAFGRWASDGRVCVTEGIMNLLDEKELKAVLGHEISHLKHKDVVVITMISVIPMIAWYLAGNSLFSGNRGRGNNILIGIAAFAVYLITNLLVLYVSRIREYYADEGSVQLGNQPHYLASALYKLVYGSAKVSKDTLRPVEGMKAFFANDPSRAAVEIRELSQLDLDGSGTIDFNELMALRAKPVKIKTTDKILEMLSTHPNMLKRIQRLSMLQGTSAY; from the coding sequence ATGTGGCTTAAATTGAGACTGTATTTAGTAATGGCATTATTGTTTTCCATAATCTATGGACTTGTAATAGTAGTGATGAATATCGCCGGGTTAAGCAGTTTGGGTGGTTTTTATTTTTATGGAATTCTGGCTACTGTCATGCTGCTCATCCAGTATATGATAGGCCCAAAGCTGGTTGAATGGACTATGGGTGTCAAATATGTGAGTGAACAGGATGCACCATTGCTCCACAGGATGGTAGCAGAACTTGCAAGGGATGCGGGGATTCCAAAGCCGAGGGTAGGCATTGCAAAAATACCCATACCCAACGCCTTCGCATTCGGTAGGTGGGCAAGCGACGGGCGCGTATGCGTCACTGAAGGGATAATGAACCTTCTTGATGAAAAGGAGCTCAAAGCTGTGCTGGGACATGAAATATCCCATCTGAAACACAAGGACGTAGTGGTCATAACGATGATAAGCGTTATCCCAATGATAGCATGGTATCTCGCAGGAAATTCACTGTTCTCGGGCAATCGAGGGCGCGGAAATAATATCCTTATCGGTATAGCGGCTTTTGCAGTATATCTAATAACAAATCTTCTTGTGCTGTACGTTTCAAGAATCAGGGAATATTACGCTGACGAAGGGTCAGTGCAGCTTGGAAATCAGCCGCATTACCTTGCCTCAGCCCTGTACAAACTTGTGTACGGCAGCGCAAAGGTTTCAAAGGATACATTGAGACCTGTAGAAGGAATGAAAGCCTTTTTTGCAAATGACCCTTCACGCGCAGCTGTTGAGATAAGGGAATTGTCCCAGCTCGACCTTGATGGAAGCGGTACCATCGATTTCAATGAACTGATGGCACTGCGGGCAAAGCCTGTTAAAATAAAGACCACAGATAAGATACTGGAAATGCTCAGCACCCATCCCAATATGCTCAAGCGTATCCAGCGGCTGTCTATGCTTCAGGGGACTTCCGCTTATTAA
- a CDS encoding BlaI/MecI/CopY family transcriptional regulator — translation MVKLDQINISNNGLTKFFSPIEASILKTLWNEGEMTTSELTEKTKIPLTSVAGTLDRLVKAGYAARGMENVNGRVRYVYEPVFSEEEAATEITTKILDSLVDAFGPVALLNFSKYSDKK, via the coding sequence ATGGTCAAGCTGGATCAGATCAACATTTCAAACAACGGTCTCACAAAGTTTTTCAGTCCCATCGAGGCTTCAATACTGAAGACGTTATGGAACGAAGGCGAGATGACCACGTCAGAATTAACCGAAAAAACAAAGATTCCATTGACAAGCGTAGCAGGAACCCTTGATCGCCTCGTCAAGGCTGGATATGCAGCAAGGGGCATGGAAAACGTAAACGGCAGGGTGCGGTATGTATATGAGCCGGTTTTTTCCGAAGAAGAAGCTGCAACTGAAATCACCACTAAAATCCTGGACAGCCTTGTGGACGCTTTCGGACCTGTTGCACTTTTGAATTTCTCAAAGTACAGTGATAAGAAATGA
- a CDS encoding 2,5-diamino-6-(ribosylamino)-4(3H)-pyrimidinone 5'-phosphate reductase translates to MPAARPFVFINAAMSADGKIATVERKQTRISGSLDFERVDELRASSDAVMVGIGTVLSDNPSLTVKSKERREKRRMRELPENPVRIVVDSLARTPLDADIFKKGEGKRIIAVSESAPKERVKQLAEHADVVAVGEKNVDLGKLLSELKARGIKRLMVEGGATLNWGLISAGLVDEIYTFMGNIIIGGSGAPTLVDGEGCTGEFCKLKLISCEKLEDGVLIRWKFDEPF, encoded by the coding sequence ATGCCAGCCGCAAGACCGTTTGTGTTCATCAATGCTGCCATGAGCGCGGATGGGAAAATCGCAACTGTCGAAAGAAAACAGACCAGGATTTCAGGCAGCCTTGATTTTGAGCGAGTGGATGAGTTAAGAGCCTCATCCGATGCAGTGATGGTAGGTATAGGCACCGTGCTTTCGGACAATCCCAGCCTTACGGTGAAATCAAAAGAGCGAAGGGAAAAGCGGCGTATGCGGGAGCTTCCCGAGAATCCCGTGAGAATAGTGGTGGACAGCCTTGCAAGGACACCTCTTGATGCTGATATTTTCAAGAAAGGCGAAGGCAAAAGGATAATAGCTGTCTCGGAAAGCGCACCGAAAGAAAGAGTAAAGCAGCTTGCTGAACATGCAGATGTAGTTGCTGTCGGTGAAAAAAACGTTGACCTTGGAAAACTGCTTTCGGAATTAAAGGCTCGAGGAATCAAACGCCTGATGGTGGAGGGAGGAGCAACATTGAACTGGGGGCTGATTTCTGCAGGGCTTGTGGATGAGATTTATACCTTTATGGGCAATATAATAATCGGTGGCTCAGGCGCGCCCACGCTTGTGGATGGCGAAGGATGCACTGGTGAATTCTGCAAGCTTAAGCTAATCTCCTGCGAAAAACTGGAAGACGGGGTTCTTATCAGATGGAAGTTTGATGAACCCTTCTAA
- the serA gene encoding phosphoglycerate dehydrogenase: MKILVSDPVSEQGIEILKKEFDVDIATGLPPAELIKRIGNYEALIVRSETQVTKDVINAGKKLKIIGRAGVGVDNIDVNAATERGIIVVNAPEGNTISAAEHTIAMMMAMSRNIPQANASLKSKKWDRKKFMGVEVRGKVLGVVGLGRIGAEVAKRAQGMEMKILAYDPFISQERAHELGVELTTVEDIVKNADYITVHTPLTKETKDLISGREFAVMKKGSRLINCARGGIINEEALAKAVKDGIVSSAAIDVFVKEPPFDSPLLELDRVIVTPHLGASTEEAQINVAVSVAEQIVNALSGLPVKNAINMPYVKPDVMQIIEPFLPLAEKMGKLCTQLIGSNYEKIEVSYSGEIADKDVAPVTLAVLKGVLEPILGAGVNYVNAPVIAKERRIKVIESKSKTVEGYPSQISVKLSRKGEEKLVSGSIIGKEPRIVLIDEYRIDVVPSGYMIVAKHEDRPNIIGPCCMILGKNNTNIAGMQVGRITRGGDAIMVLNIDSEVSDEILDEIRAVDGIIDAKLVVL, encoded by the coding sequence GTGAAAATACTTGTAAGCGACCCCGTATCAGAGCAGGGCATTGAAATATTAAAAAAAGAATTTGATGTTGATATAGCAACAGGTCTTCCGCCTGCCGAACTCATAAAAAGGATAGGAAATTACGAAGCGCTCATCGTCAGGAGTGAAACGCAGGTAACAAAGGACGTCATTAATGCAGGAAAGAAACTCAAAATCATTGGTCGCGCCGGGGTGGGCGTGGATAACATAGATGTGAATGCTGCCACAGAGCGGGGAATAATCGTCGTAAACGCGCCCGAAGGCAACACCATATCTGCCGCCGAGCATACCATAGCCATGATGATGGCGATGTCCAGGAATATTCCCCAGGCAAATGCCTCACTTAAAAGCAAGAAGTGGGACAGGAAGAAATTCATGGGTGTTGAGGTTCGCGGAAAGGTACTTGGGGTTGTTGGTCTTGGGAGGATAGGGGCAGAGGTGGCAAAACGGGCGCAGGGAATGGAGATGAAAATCCTTGCCTACGACCCATTCATATCGCAGGAGAGAGCCCATGAACTCGGTGTTGAGCTGACAACGGTAGAAGATATAGTTAAAAACGCCGACTATATCACAGTCCACACCCCGCTAACCAAGGAGACAAAAGACCTCATCAGCGGCAGGGAATTTGCGGTTATGAAAAAGGGCTCAAGGCTCATCAACTGCGCAAGAGGCGGAATCATCAACGAAGAAGCGCTTGCAAAAGCGGTTAAAGACGGCATCGTAAGCAGCGCAGCCATCGATGTTTTCGTCAAGGAGCCACCATTTGACAGCCCGCTTCTTGAGCTTGACCGCGTTATCGTTACCCCTCACCTCGGGGCGTCAACCGAAGAAGCCCAGATTAATGTAGCCGTATCCGTGGCTGAGCAGATAGTGAACGCGTTGAGCGGTCTTCCTGTGAAAAACGCCATTAACATGCCCTATGTTAAACCCGATGTGATGCAGATTATCGAGCCTTTTTTGCCTCTTGCTGAAAAAATGGGAAAGCTGTGCACGCAGCTCATCGGAAGCAATTATGAGAAGATCGAAGTGTCATACAGCGGGGAAATAGCCGACAAGGACGTGGCGCCCGTAACACTTGCGGTACTCAAAGGAGTACTTGAACCCATACTCGGTGCAGGCGTGAATTATGTAAATGCGCCCGTAATAGCAAAAGAGCGCAGGATAAAGGTAATCGAGAGCAAATCAAAGACTGTTGAGGGATATCCCAGCCAGATTTCAGTAAAACTGAGCAGGAAGGGCGAGGAGAAATTGGTGAGCGGCTCCATAATAGGGAAGGAACCCCGAATCGTGCTCATCGATGAGTACAGGATTGACGTAGTGCCTTCAGGCTATATGATAGTGGCAAAGCATGAGGATAGACCAAATATCATAGGACCGTGCTGCATGATACTCGGGAAGAACAATACCAATATCGCAGGGATGCAGGTGGGCAGGATTACAAGAGGAGGCGATGCGATCATGGTGCTTAACATAGACAGCGAAGTGAGCGACGAGATACTCGATGAGATAAGGGCAGTTGATGGAATAATAGATGCAAAACTTGTGGTCTTATGA
- a CDS encoding GMP synthase subunit A, whose product MVKIVVINNYGQTCHLIHRAVRDLDQEVELMKNTSSVEEILSKEPDGLILSGGPTLERAGNCSLYVKDIDLPILGICLGHQVMAQAYGAQVGKGTYGGYAAVEIEIVEEDDILKGIGPRTNVWASHADEVCSLPPDFIKLARSRICEVEAMKHETKPLYGVQFHPEVSHTERGNDIFRNFFEVCRNF is encoded by the coding sequence ATGGTAAAAATCGTCGTCATCAACAATTACGGGCAGACCTGCCACCTGATACACCGCGCGGTGCGCGATCTGGACCAGGAAGTAGAGCTCATGAAAAATACCTCCTCCGTAGAAGAAATTTTATCAAAAGAACCCGACGGGCTCATACTAAGCGGAGGTCCTACCCTTGAGCGCGCAGGCAACTGCAGCTTATATGTCAAGGACATCGACCTTCCCATTCTCGGCATCTGTCTCGGGCATCAGGTAATGGCGCAGGCTTATGGCGCGCAGGTTGGAAAAGGCACCTACGGCGGCTATGCAGCTGTCGAGATAGAAATCGTAGAGGAAGATGATATTTTAAAGGGCATTGGTCCAAGAACAAACGTGTGGGCATCGCATGCCGATGAGGTATGCTCTCTTCCGCCTGATTTCATAAAGCTTGCGCGCTCAAGGATATGCGAGGTGGAAGCCATGAAACATGAGACAAAACCATTATACGGCGTGCAGTTTCATCCCGAAGTCTCACACACTGAGCGGGGAAATGACATATTCAGGAACTTTTTTGAGGTCTGCCGGAACTTTTGA